From a region of the Panicum virgatum strain AP13 chromosome 2K, P.virgatum_v5, whole genome shotgun sequence genome:
- the LOC120695003 gene encoding putative disease resistance protein RGA4, giving the protein MAEVLASMVLRPLVSMVKEKASSYLLDQYKVMEGMEKQHKLLKLKLPAILDVITDAEEQAAAKREGAKVWLEEVRKVAYQANDVLDEFKYEALRRKAKKEGHYKALGMDVIKLFPSHNRIVFRHKMANKLQMILQEIDVLIAQMIAFRFKFKPGPLEPINYLRQSNSDIIDPLNIAKESRAQEKKDVIDRLLAQASSPDLMVLPIVGMGGLGKTTLAQLIYNDPEIRKHFQLQLWVCVSNNFDVDSVADRIVKENGCLASGSSALKKLQNAVSGKRYLLVLDDVWNRDEHKWERLKSYIQHGDNGSAVLTTTRDGAVADIMMGKTEGAYKLERLGACFIEKIIKTRAFRSQKEEELPVELVKMVGEVAKRCAGSPLPAISLGSLLRTKTTEEEWKYVLRRSSICDEENKILPVLKLNYNGLPSDMRQCLSFCAMFPKDYEIDVEMLIQLWMANGFILEKQGERPEIIGKNIFYELVERSFFQDVKGSPFPFNNTEHPRVTCRIHDLMHDVAASIMGKECAAITTRPSQSEDALHSTRHLYLSVNRPENHLNASLEKGSPAFQTLICDGYVKEDMKILSKYNSIRALKIDRGSFLRPKYLHHLRYLDLSESDIEALPEDISILYHLQTLNLSDCRDLQRLPKELKYLTSLRHLYTHKCPKLKSMPAELGHLTCLQTLTCFVVGTDTYCSNVRELRNLDLGGRLELRQLENVARADVEAIGLGNKKKLTELKLVWIDNDQQEQNNNNHEEVVEGLKPHDGLKALRIDSCGSSIFPSWMNMLNGMVKLKLFYCRKLEKLPALWQLPVLEILHLEGLPSLHCLCSGGTTPITFQKLRVLTFEWMPNFEAWLDTDAVQGEGPIFPKVEELEIRWCGGLTALPKAAPVITESSGGVDTKCRSAFPELRKMKLTHLNMFDRWEAVEGTLGEGVTFPRLEELYIRNCASLSALPKGSLLVKQSFGGAETVCPRSAFTALRKLHVWFCGSLSALPKGSLLVKQSFGGAETVCCRSAFPALRKLLLHDLSALERWGAAEGTPGEEVTFPLLEKLDIDDCPKLTDLPEAPKLSELGIKGRHQYVSLQAASRYIPSLSMLRLDVSPDDAETTLQHVKQKWNHELPLEAMRLARCDLLFSSHSNALALWACFARLVDLSISDCDALVYWPENVFQVLVSLRKLWIRECSKLTGRTQASGEQSAPGRDGLLPHLEFLTIDDCKSFVEVPNLPASLKKLHIERCNDNLESIVFGLQEDTRVQQS; this is encoded by the exons ATGGCTGAGGTACTGGCATCCATGGTGCTCAGGCCGCTGGTGTCcatggtgaaggagaaggcctccaGCTACCTCCTGGACCAGTACAAGGTGATGGAGGGAATGGAGAAGCAGCACAAGCTTCTCAAGCTTAAGCTGCCGGCCATCCTGGACGTCATCAccgacgccgaggagcaggcagcaGCGAAGAGAGAAGGGGCGAAAGTTTGGCTCGAGGAGGTCCGCAAGGTTGCCTACCAGGCGAATGATGTCCTAGACGAATTCAAGTACGAGGCGCTGCGCCGCAAAGCCAAAAAGGAGGGGCACTACAAGGCACTCGGCATGGATGTAATAAAGCTCTTCCCTTCTCACAACCGTATTGTTTTCCGTCACAAAATGGCAAACAAGCTCCAAATGATCCTGCAAGAAATTGATGTCCTCATCGCACAGATGATTGCATTTAGGTTCAAATTCAAACCAGGGCCACTAGAGCCCATAAATTACTTGAGGCAGAGTAATTCTGATATCATCGACCCTTTGAACATTGCTAAAGAATCAAGAGCCCAAGAGAAGAAGGATGTTATTGATAGATTACTTGCTCAAGCTAGTAGCCCGGATCTCATGGTCCTTCCAATCGTTGGAATGGGGGGATTGGGCAAGACCACCTTGGCACAGCTCATTTACAATGACCCTGAAATCAGGAAGCATTTCCAGTTGCAGCTTTGGGTGTGTGTCTCTAATAACTTTGATGTGGATTCCGTGGCTGATAGAATAGTGAAAGAGAATGGTTGTCTAGCAAGTGGAAGTTCAGCACTGAAGAAGCTTCAAAATGCAGTGAGTGGGAAGAGGTACCTCCTCGTATTGGATGATGTCTGGAACCGTGATGAGCACAAGTGGGAAAGGCTGAAGTCCTACATTCAGCATGGTGACAATGGTAGTGCAGTGTTGACAACAACTCGCGATGGAGCAGTTGCTGATATAATGATGGGTAAAACTGAAGGAGCCTATAAACTTGAAAGGTTGGGTGCATGCTTCATAGAGAAAATTATAAAGACAAGAGCATTCAGATCACAAAAAGAAGAGGAATTGCCTGTTGAACTAGTTAAAATGGTCGGAGAAGTTGCCAAGAGATGTGCTGGTTCTCCTTTACCTGCTATATCATTGGGCTCTTTACTGCGTACCAAGACCACCGAGGAAGAATGGAAGTATGTACTAAGGAGAAGCTCGATATGTGATGaggaaaataaaattttgccagtACTCAAGCTTAATTACAATGGCTTGCCATCAGATATGAGGCAGTGTCTTTCTTTCTGTGCTATGTTTCCAAAGGATTATGAGATTGATGTGGAAATGCTAATCCAATTGTGGATGGCCAATGGTTTTATCCTAGAGAAACAAGGAGAACGTCCTGAAATTATTGGTAAAaatattttctatgaattggTAGAAAGATCATTTTTTCAGGATGTGAAGGGAAGCCCATTTCCGTTCAATAATACAGAGCACCCCAGAGTTACTTGTAGGATCCACGACCTTATGCATGATGTTGCAGCATCTATTATGGGAAAAGAATGTGCTGCAATAACTACACGCCCGAGCCAAAGTGAGGATGCTCTTCATTCAACTCGTCATTTGTATTTATCAGTCAATCGACCAGAAAATCATCTGAATGCTTCCCTAGAGAAAGGATCTCCAGCTTTCCAAACATTGATATGTGATGGATATGTAAAAGAAGATATgaagatattatcaaaatacAACTCTATTAGAGCATTAAAGATCGATCGGGGCTCATTCCTAAGGCCGAAATATCTTCATCACCTGAGGTATCTTGATCTCTCAGAAAGTGATATTGAAGCGCTTCCTGAAGACATCAGCATCCTGTATCATCTGCAAACACTCAACCTTTCTGATTGCCGTGATCTTCAGCGACTTCCAAAGGAACTGAAGTATTTGACTTCCCTCCGTCACCTCTACACTCACAAATGTCCAAAGTTGAAAAGCATGCCCGCAGAGCTCGGACACCTCACTTGCCTGCAGACACTTACATGCTTTGTTGTAGGTACTGACACCTATTGCAGTAATGTGAGAGAGCTGCGGAATTTGGACCTTGGCGGTAGACTAGAGCTAAGACAGCTCGAAAATGTCGCAAGAGCAGATGTAGAAGCAATAGGTCTTGGAAATAAGAAAAAACTGACCGAACTGAAGTTAGTATGGATTGATAATGACCAGCAGGAACAGAATAATAATAATCATGAAGAGGTGGTGGAAGGTCTCAAACCTCATGATGGGCTGAAGGCCCTAAGGATAGATTCATGTGGGAGTAGTATTTTTCCATCGTGGATGAATATGTTGAATGGCATGGTGAAGTTAAAGTTATTTTACTGCAGGAAGCTCGAGAAGCTTCCTGCACTCTGGCAGTTACCAGTTCTGGAAATTCTTCACCTGGAAGGATTGCCGAGTTTACATTGTTTGTGCAGCGGTGGTACTACACCCATCACATTTCAGAAACTGAGGGTGCTTACCTTTGAGTGGATGCCAAATTTTGAGGCATGGTTGGACACAGATGCTGTACAAGGAGAAGGGCCGATATTTCCCAAGGTTGAGGAGCTGGAGATCCGTTGGTGTGGAGGTTTGACTGCATTACCAAAAGCAGCACCAGTGATTACGGAATCATCTGGCGGAGTTGACACTAAGTGCCGCTCCGCATTTCCAGAACTGAGAAAAATGAAGTTAACGCATTTGAATATGTTTGACAGGTGGGAGGCAGTCGAAGGAACTCTAGGAGAAGGGGTAACATTTCCTCGGCTTGAGGAACTGTACATCAGGAATTGTGCAAGCCTCAGTGCACTACCAAAAGGGTCGTTATTGGTTAAACAATCATTTGGCGGAGCTGAAACTGTGTGCCCCCGCTCTGCATTTACAGCACTGAGGAAACTGCACGTGTGGTTTTGTGGAAGCCTGAGTGCACTACCAAAAGGGTCACTATTGGTTAAACAATCATTTGGCGGAGCTGAAACTGTGTGTTGTCGCTCTGCATTTCCAGCACTGAGGAAACTATTATTACATGATTTGTCGGCCCTTGAGAGGTGGGGGGCAGCCGAAGGAACTCCGGGAGAAGAGGTAACATTTCCTCTGCTGGAGAAGTTGGACATTGATGACTGCCCGAAGTTGACTGATCTACCTGAAGCGCCGAAGCTAAGTGAATTAGGCATAAAAGGACGTCATCAATATGTGTCCCTACAGGCAGCTAGCAGATACATTCCTTCACTGTCCATGCTGCGTCTGGACGTGTCACCCGATGACGCGGAAACAACACTGCAGCATGTCAAGCAGAAATGGAATCATGAACTCCCCCTGGAAGCTATGCGCTTGGCTAGGTGCGACCTTCTGTTCTCATCCCACTCAAATGCACTAGCGCTGTGGGCATGTTTTGCACGGCTAGTAGATTTATCAATTTCGGATTGCGACGCTCTTGTCTACTGGCCAGAAAATGTGTTCCAGGTCCTGGTATCCCTGAGGAAGTTATGGATTCGGGAATGCAGCAAACTGACAGGACGCACACAAGCTTCTGGCGAGCAATCTGCTCCAGGACGGGATGGACTCCTGCCACATCTGGAGTTTCTAACCATAGATGATTGCAAATCTTTCGTAGAGGTCCCCAACCTGCCGGCATCTCTCAAGAAATTACATATAGAGAGGTGCAATGATAATCTCGAGTCCATCGTATTCGGTCTGCAGGAGGACACAAG GGTCCAGCAGTCGTGA